Proteins encoded together in one Bacteroidota bacterium window:
- a CDS encoding methylenetetrahydrofolate reductase yields MKVTEHFERASEPLISYEIIPPRRGGSLQGVFDIVEQVLPFEPPFIDVTGHSAEVYYEEMADGTIRRHVKRKRPGTLGLCAAIQYRFGIDTVPHLLCQGFAREETEDALIELNYLGVQNVMALRGDDKGVPKKKVAHRSVNETAQDLVAQVGAMNRGQFLDDLIDGTPADFCIGVAGYPEKHFESPNPTWDVLNLKRKVDAGADYVVTQMFFDNRHYFDFVERCRAVGITVPIVPGLKLLTSKRHLHSLPRTFHIEIPEALAAEVEAADDARVAEVGIEWAVQQSEELMSEGVPSVHFYVMQTAKHVIRVAEALRKMA; encoded by the coding sequence ATGAAAGTCACCGAGCACTTCGAGCGGGCGTCCGAGCCGCTCATCTCGTACGAGATCATCCCGCCCAGGCGCGGCGGATCCCTCCAGGGCGTCTTCGACATCGTCGAGCAGGTGCTGCCCTTCGAGCCGCCGTTCATCGACGTGACCGGGCACTCAGCCGAGGTCTACTACGAGGAGATGGCCGACGGCACGATCCGCCGCCACGTCAAGCGCAAGCGGCCCGGCACGCTCGGCCTGTGCGCCGCGATCCAGTACCGCTTCGGGATCGACACGGTGCCGCACCTGCTCTGCCAGGGCTTCGCGCGTGAGGAGACCGAAGACGCGCTGATCGAGCTCAACTACCTCGGCGTGCAGAACGTGATGGCGCTCCGCGGCGACGACAAGGGCGTGCCAAAGAAGAAGGTCGCGCACCGCTCGGTCAACGAGACCGCCCAAGACCTCGTCGCCCAAGTCGGGGCGATGAACCGAGGCCAGTTCCTGGACGACCTCATCGACGGGACGCCGGCCGACTTCTGCATCGGTGTGGCGGGCTACCCCGAGAAGCACTTCGAGTCGCCCAACCCGACGTGGGACGTGCTCAACCTCAAGCGCAAGGTCGACGCCGGGGCCGACTACGTCGTTACCCAGATGTTCTTCGACAACCGGCACTACTTCGACTTCGTCGAGCGCTGCCGCGCGGTCGGGATCACCGTGCCGATCGTGCCGGGGCTGAAGCTGCTGACGAGCAAGCGCCACCTGCACTCGCTCCCACGGACCTTCCACATCGAGATCCCCGAAGCGCTCGCCGCCGAGGTCGAGGCTGCAGACGACGCCCGCGTGGCGGAGGTCGGCATCGAGTGGGCCGTCCAGCAGAGCGAGGAACTGATGAGCGAGGGCGTCCCGTCGGTGCACTTCTACGTGATGCAGACGGCCAAGCACGTCATCCGCGTCGCCGAGGCCCTGCGGAAGATGGCGTGA
- a CDS encoding cytochrome c oxidase subunit 3 family protein, whose product MAVRPTTITVDDPHAGHAGGHHGDGAGRPPHLKHYFVSSEQQFDAAKLGMWLFLVTEILLFGGMFVAYGIYRSMYPELFSEASTQLDTVMGALNTIVLLGSSLTVAWSIRAIQMNNKKLCFWLLVTTIVLAGMFMVVKYFEYTHKFELGILPGQNMVYAEGTTFTLPGLGDGNIASGVGNADGADPGGAEANNAGAHAAEGTSLHDLAEAGVSTRADLHAEGAEHGYVPGEHGLTNQRAGLFFSIYYVMTGIHGLHVLIGMVAIGILAVKTWRGKYSDAWYTPVENVGLYWHVVDVIWIFLFPLMYLI is encoded by the coding sequence ATGGCCGTCCGCCCGACCACGATCACCGTTGATGACCCACACGCGGGGCACGCGGGCGGTCACCACGGAGACGGTGCGGGGCGTCCACCGCACCTCAAGCACTACTTCGTCTCGTCCGAGCAGCAGTTCGACGCGGCGAAGCTCGGGATGTGGCTCTTCCTCGTGACGGAGATCCTGCTCTTCGGTGGGATGTTCGTCGCCTACGGCATCTACCGCTCGATGTACCCCGAGCTGTTCTCCGAGGCGAGTACCCAGCTCGACACCGTGATGGGGGCGCTCAACACGATCGTCCTCCTCGGCTCGTCGCTGACGGTCGCGTGGTCGATCCGGGCGATCCAGATGAACAACAAGAAGCTCTGCTTCTGGCTGCTCGTGACGACGATCGTGCTGGCCGGGATGTTCATGGTGGTCAAGTATTTCGAGTACACCCACAAGTTCGAACTCGGCATCCTCCCCGGCCAGAACATGGTCTACGCCGAGGGGACGACGTTCACGCTCCCCGGTCTCGGGGACGGCAACATTGCGTCCGGCGTCGGGAACGCGGACGGTGCGGACCCAGGCGGCGCTGAGGCGAACAACGCGGGGGCCCACGCCGCCGAGGGGACGAGCCTGCACGACCTCGCCGAGGCGGGGGTCTCGACGCGCGCCGACCTCCACGCCGAGGGGGCCGAGCACGGCTACGTGCCGGGCGAGCACGGCCTCACCAACCAGCGCGCCGGGCTGTTCTTCTCGATCTACTACGTGATGACCGGCATCCACGGCCTCCACGTCTTGATCGGCATGGTCGCCATCGGGATACTCGCGGTCAAGACGTGGCGCGGCAAGTACTCCGACGCGTGGTACACCCCGGTCGAGAACGTCGGGCTGTACTGGCACGTCGTGGACGTAATCTGGATTTTCCTCTTCCCGCTGATGTATCTGATTTAG
- a CDS encoding DUF5615 family PIN-like protein: MRLLADEHIPFPSIRLLRDAGHDVASVAEATSSARDVEVLAQARTEDRILLTFDSDFGVLLFVNRQPPPRGVVYFRYAQAVCN, from the coding sequence ATGCGCCTTCTCGCAGACGAGCACATCCCTTTTCCCAGTATCCGACTGCTTCGTGATGCCGGACACGATGTAGCGTCCGTTGCCGAGGCCACTTCGAGTGCTCGCGACGTCGAAGTGCTGGCACAAGCACGAACAGAAGACCGTATCCTTCTCACTTTCGACAGCGACTTCGGCGTGCTGCTCTTCGTAAATCGGCAGCCGCCTCCGCGCGGCGTTGTTTACTTTCGCTACGCACAAGCGGTCTGCAACTGA
- a CDS encoding DUF433 domain-containing protein, with product MNWRDYIVSDPDVIGGKPRVKGTRLGVAFLLELFAAGWTQDDILSSYPHLKSDDLRAVFAFAAETSEAEKVFALRRSAP from the coding sequence ATGAACTGGCGCGACTACATCGTCTCGGACCCTGACGTGATCGGCGGCAAGCCCCGGGTGAAAGGCACGCGGCTTGGCGTGGCCTTCCTGCTCGAACTGTTCGCAGCAGGCTGGACGCAAGATGATATATTGAGCAGCTATCCTCACCTCAAGTCAGATGACCTGAGAGCAGTCTTCGCCTTCGCTGCCGAGACTTCTGAAGCGGAAAAGGTGTTCGCTCTTCGTCGAAGCGCACCGTAA
- a CDS encoding cytochrome C oxidase subunit IV family protein, whose protein sequence is MAENVHNTSAHDPADHGHHGHHILSAKLLLTVFFSLVGLTIFTVGLGLLEQNEIVHLGAFSVPVALAIAGVKATLVAMFFMALKYDNKVNLLAFSLSIVFLVVFFVFTFLDTGFRGSFDDFSATPIDQTQLEELRLQERNDAILPDFEAQPLLLQGDTALIDPTP, encoded by the coding sequence ATGGCCGAGAACGTCCACAACACCTCCGCCCACGACCCCGCCGACCACGGGCATCACGGCCACCACATCCTCTCGGCGAAGCTCCTGCTGACGGTCTTCTTTTCCCTCGTCGGGCTGACCATCTTCACCGTCGGCCTCGGGTTGCTGGAGCAGAACGAGATCGTCCACCTGGGCGCGTTCAGCGTGCCCGTCGCGCTCGCCATCGCCGGCGTGAAGGCCACGCTCGTGGCGATGTTCTTCATGGCGCTCAAGTACGACAACAAGGTCAACCTGCTCGCCTTCTCGCTGAGCATCGTCTTCCTCGTCGTCTTCTTCGTCTTTACGTTCCTCGACACGGGTTTCCGGGGCTCGTTCGACGATTTCTCCGCCACGCCGATTGACCAGACGCAGCTAGAAGAACTTCGACTCCAGGAACGAAACGACGCTATATTGCCGGACTTCGAGGCTCAGCCGCTGCTCCTCCAGGGAGACACGGCGCTTATCGACCCCACGCCCTGA
- the ctaD gene encoding cytochrome c oxidase subunit I, whose product MSTTTAAAPVRTQSAPAPKHPPGHEPVHNYLLEPGPSPDVRGLARVWPTVKAWVTTVDHKRIGVMYLFAVSFFFAVAGIAALLVRAELMNPGSDFLTADEYNRMFTLHGVMMVFLFIVPSIPGSLGNFVLPIMLGVKDVAFPKLNLASFYVFIAGASIAVYAILSGGIDTGWTFYTPYSDETNTAVLPMTMAVFVAGFASILTGINFIVTIHKMRAPGLTWNRLPLFIWALYAVSIVQVLATPVVGITMILLAMERLLNIGIFDPALGGDPVLFQHFFWFYSHPAVYIMILPAFGVISELMGTFSRQKVFGYRAIALSSVAIAMLGFLVWGHHMFVSGQSPLSSIVFSLITFLIGVPSGIKVLNWVWTMYRGSVWLTTPMLYALSFLFLFTIGGLTGIMVGTLAVDVHLHDTYFVVAHFHYVMMGGTVMAMIGGLFYWWPKMFGRMMSETWGRISAGVVFFGFNMTFFTQFILGSQGMPRRYFTYLPEYHDLHQVSTIGSWFLGLGLLLVLGNMIWSLFKGKPAPGNPWGAATLEWTHATSPPDHHNFHRTPLVTHGPYDYGVLFSGDGYSGDGAGGDGSGGDGSRGPAPIPNPELGAPQEMEKSIDLGLAQPKPSRD is encoded by the coding sequence ATGAGCACGACCACTGCCGCAGCCCCGGTTCGGACGCAGAGTGCCCCGGCTCCGAAGCATCCGCCGGGGCACGAGCCGGTCCACAACTACCTCCTGGAGCCCGGTCCCAGCCCGGACGTGCGCGGCCTCGCCCGCGTCTGGCCGACCGTCAAGGCGTGGGTTACGACCGTGGACCACAAGCGGATCGGGGTGATGTACCTCTTCGCGGTCTCGTTCTTCTTCGCCGTCGCCGGGATCGCGGCGCTGCTCGTGCGCGCCGAGTTGATGAACCCCGGGTCGGATTTCCTGACGGCGGACGAGTACAACCGGATGTTCACGCTCCACGGCGTGATGATGGTCTTCCTGTTCATCGTCCCGAGCATCCCCGGCTCGCTCGGCAACTTCGTCCTGCCGATCATGCTCGGTGTGAAGGACGTGGCGTTCCCGAAGCTCAACCTGGCGAGCTTCTACGTCTTCATCGCCGGCGCGAGCATCGCGGTCTACGCGATCCTCTCCGGCGGGATCGACACGGGCTGGACGTTCTACACGCCCTACTCCGACGAGACCAACACAGCAGTTCTCCCCATGACGATGGCGGTCTTCGTCGCGGGCTTCGCCAGTATCCTGACCGGGATAAACTTCATCGTCACGATCCACAAGATGCGTGCGCCCGGGCTGACCTGGAACCGGCTCCCGCTCTTCATCTGGGCGCTCTACGCGGTCTCGATCGTCCAGGTCCTCGCCACGCCGGTCGTCGGCATCACGATGATCCTCCTGGCGATGGAGCGGCTGCTCAACATCGGCATCTTCGACCCGGCGCTCGGCGGGGACCCGGTGCTCTTCCAGCACTTCTTCTGGTTCTACAGCCACCCGGCGGTCTACATCATGATCCTCCCCGCCTTCGGGGTGATCTCGGAGCTGATGGGGACGTTCAGCCGGCAGAAGGTCTTCGGCTACCGCGCGATTGCGCTCTCGTCGGTGGCGATTGCGATGCTCGGCTTCCTCGTGTGGGGCCACCACATGTTCGTCTCCGGCCAGAGCCCGCTCTCGTCGATCGTCTTCAGCCTCATCACCTTCCTGATCGGCGTGCCCTCCGGCATCAAGGTGCTCAACTGGGTCTGGACGATGTACCGGGGCTCGGTGTGGCTGACGACCCCAATGCTCTACGCGCTCTCGTTCCTCTTCCTGTTCACGATTGGCGGTCTGACCGGCATCATGGTCGGCACGCTCGCCGTGGACGTGCACCTGCACGACACCTACTTCGTCGTCGCCCACTTCCACTACGTGATGATGGGCGGTACGGTGATGGCCATGATCGGCGGGCTGTTCTACTGGTGGCCGAAGATGTTCGGGCGCATGATGAGCGAGACGTGGGGCCGGATTTCGGCGGGCGTCGTGTTCTTCGGGTTCAACATGACGTTCTTCACGCAGTTCATTCTGGGCAGCCAGGGGATGCCGCGCCGCTACTTCACCTACCTCCCCGAGTACCACGACCTCCACCAAGTCTCGACGATTGGCTCGTGGTTCCTCGGGCTGGGCCTGCTCCTCGTGCTCGGCAACATGATCTGGTCGCTCTTCAAGGGCAAGCCCGCGCCGGGCAACCCCTGGGGCGCGGCGACGCTGGAGTGGACCCACGCCACGAGCCCGCCGGACCACCACAACTTCCACCGCACGCCGCTCGTGACGCACGGGCCCTACGACTACGGCGTCCTGTTCTCAGGCGACGGCTACAGCGGGGACGGCGCAGGTGGCGACGGCTCGGGTGGCGACGGCTCGCGCGGCCCGGCCCCGATCCCGAACCCCGAACTCGGCGCTCCGCAGGAAATGGAGAAGTCCATAGACCTCGGCCTGGCGCAGCCAAAGCCGTCACGCGACTAA
- the bshA gene encoding N-acetyl-alpha-D-glucosaminyl L-malate synthase BshA — MRIGITCYPTYGGSGVVATELGKALARRGHEIHFIAYAPPQRLAHFTERIYFHEVRVNTYPLFEYPPYSLALTSKMIDVVKHEQLDLLHVHYAIPHATSAVLARQILACEGIRVPVVTTLHGTDITLVGQDASFTPVVTHAINASDGVTAVSDYLRHETHSHFDVERDVEVIPNFVDTDRFTRQQKGHFKRAIAPNGEKLLIHVSNFREVKRASDVVHVFHRLHEGGLNGNGPGVKLLLVGDGPDRPATEVLARELGVYGEVRFLGKQEPIEEILSVADVFLMPSGSETFGLAALEAMACGVPVVSTDIGGIPELNLDGETGFLCPLADVDCLTDATRRILTDEALHARMAEAARRRAVEHFDINRIVPQYEGFYQQMIDRAEHADPVGDCA; from the coding sequence ATGCGCATCGGCATCACCTGTTACCCGACCTACGGCGGCTCCGGCGTCGTGGCCACCGAACTCGGCAAAGCGCTCGCGCGGCGCGGGCACGAGATCCACTTCATCGCCTACGCCCCGCCGCAGCGGCTCGCCCACTTCACCGAGCGCATCTACTTCCACGAGGTCCGGGTCAACACCTATCCGCTCTTCGAGTACCCCCCCTACTCGCTTGCGCTCACCAGCAAGATGATCGACGTGGTGAAGCACGAGCAGTTGGACCTCCTCCACGTCCACTACGCCATCCCCCACGCCACGAGCGCCGTCCTCGCCCGGCAGATCCTCGCCTGCGAAGGCATCCGCGTCCCCGTCGTCACGACGCTCCACGGGACGGACATCACGCTCGTCGGGCAGGACGCCTCGTTCACGCCCGTCGTCACGCACGCCATCAACGCCTCGGACGGGGTCACGGCGGTCTCCGACTACCTTCGCCACGAGACGCACAGCCACTTCGACGTGGAGCGCGACGTGGAGGTGATCCCCAACTTCGTCGACACGGACCGGTTCACGCGGCAGCAGAAGGGCCACTTCAAACGCGCCATCGCCCCGAACGGCGAGAAGCTGCTGATCCACGTCTCCAACTTCCGCGAGGTCAAGCGCGCCAGCGACGTGGTCCACGTCTTCCACCGGCTCCACGAGGGCGGCCTGAACGGAAACGGTCCCGGCGTCAAGCTCCTCCTCGTCGGCGACGGGCCGGACCGGCCGGCGACGGAGGTGCTCGCCCGCGAACTCGGGGTCTACGGCGAGGTCCGCTTCCTCGGGAAACAGGAGCCCATCGAGGAGATTCTCTCGGTGGCCGACGTGTTCCTGATGCCGTCCGGCTCGGAGACGTTCGGCCTCGCCGCGCTCGAGGCGATGGCGTGCGGCGTCCCCGTCGTCTCGACCGACATCGGCGGGATCCCCGAACTCAACCTCGACGGCGAGACCGGCTTCCTCTGCCCGCTCGCCGACGTCGACTGCCTCACCGACGCCACGCGCCGCATCCTCACCGACGAGGCGCTCCACGCCCGCATGGCCGAGGCCGCCCGCCGCCGCGCCGTCGAGCACTTCGACATCAACCGCATCGTGCCGCAGTACGAGGGGTTCTACCAGCAGATGATCGACCGCGCGGAGCACGCCGACCCAGTCGGCGACTGCGCGTAG